GAGCTCCTCAGCCGCGCCGCCGCGATGATCGTGCCGATCCGCTGGAACGAGCCCTTCGGCATCGTCTTCCCGGAGGCGCTTGCCTGCGGCACTCCGGTGATCACCTGCGCACGCGGCGCGTTGCCGGAGATCGTTGAGGACGGACGCACGGGTTTCTTCATCACGGGCATCGACGACGGCGTCACCGCCGTCCAGCGTCTCGGCGAAATCGACCGCGCGACCTGTCGGCGCGACGCCGAACGGCGTTTCAGTCTCGCCACCGTCGCTCCGCGCTATCTGGAAGTCTACCGCTCCCTCGTGAACTGATGCCGCGCCTGCTCATCGTTTCCGCTCACTTTCCGCCGGTCAACGCGCCGGACATGCAGCGCGTGCGCATGAGCTTGCCGCACTTCGTCGACGCCGGCTGGGAGGTCGTCGTGCTCACCGTCGACGACCGCGAGCCGATGGCCCCCCTCGAGCCTGCGCTCCTCGCGACGCTGCCCAAGCCCGTGCACATCGTGCGCGCACCGATCTTCTCGCGCCGCTGGACCCGCTTCGTCGGAATCAACAATCTCGGCCTGCGCTCGCTCCCGTTTCTCTACGAAGCCGGCAGCCGCCTGCTCACCGAGCAGAAATTCGACCTCGTTTATTTCTCCACCACGCAATTCGTCCTCTGTCCGCTCGGCCGGGTCTGGCAGCGGGAATTCGGCGTGCCTTACGTGATCGACCTCCAGGATCCGTGGCTGAACGAATACTACAGCCAACCGGGCGCGCCGAAGCCGCCCGGCGGCTGGAAATACCTTTTCACCTACGCGTCGGCCAAGCTCCTCGAAGGCTGGACGCTGCGGAGCTGCGCGCACGTCATCAGCGTTTCCTCAGCCTACATCGAGGTGCTGCGGCGCCGCTATCCGTGGTTCGATGCGAGTCGCGCGAGCGTCGTCACTTTCGGCGCACCGGATGCCGATTTCGCGCTCGTGCGCGACCGGTTGCCTCGGGCGCCCCGCATCCTGCCCGAATCGTCCGAACTGAAGATAGCCTACGCCGGCCGCCTCGGGCCCGACATGCTTCCCGCGCTCGACGCGCTCTTCGCGGGCATCGCGCGCACCCGGCTCGGTGAACGCCGCGTGGGGCTCTATTTCTACGGCACGTCCTACGCGCGCGCGGGCACCGGCGTGGCCACCTCCACGGCCCTCGCCGCGAAGCACGGCATCAGCGCCCAAGTGCACGAGCAGTCCGCCCGCATCGGTTACCTCGACGCGCTCCAAGTCCT
This region of Opitutia bacterium genomic DNA includes:
- a CDS encoding glycosyltransferase, producing the protein MPRLLIVSAHFPPVNAPDMQRVRMSLPHFVDAGWEVVVLTVDDREPMAPLEPALLATLPKPVHIVRAPIFSRRWTRFVGINNLGLRSLPFLYEAGSRLLTEQKFDLVYFSTTQFVLCPLGRVWQREFGVPYVIDLQDPWLNEYYSQPGAPKPPGGWKYLFTYASAKLLEGWTLRSCAHVISVSSAYIEVLRRRYPWFDASRASVVTFGAPDADFALVRDRLPRAPRILPESSELKIAYAGRLGPDMLPALDALFAGIARTRLGERRVGLYFYGTSYARAGTGVATSTALAAKHGISAQVHEQSARIGYLDALQVLLEADVALLLGSEDRAYSPSKVYPTLLSGAPALAVAPRDSILEAKINELGGAALVAFDPANPTAIADQLADVIARLAEQRAAALPPLDRARLEAEYTAAAVSTRQLRIFNRVLRDALPPEDDFDVDDYLSHPIGGTQ